The Chanodichthys erythropterus isolate Z2021 chromosome 5, ASM2448905v1, whole genome shotgun sequence sequence TTACATCTCGGCTGGACTATTGCAACTACCTCTATTATGGCATCTCAAAGACCCAGATGTAGAGAATAAACCTTGGTCTAGCTccatattacattattttgcagaatgtttaatttgtattgtctatttataatgcattttccATTATCAGTTTtatgaaaataactttttcaaCTGCCTTTCAGAAAAACAAAGCCCCCAGTGGAGGACAGCGGATCGTTGAGATGGTTTTGGTTGTTGATCATACGGAGGTAGGAATGTggtttaaaggaaaaaaaatatcttgattaCTTATGTGTTGTGTTTatattgttaaaatatatatatatatatacattttcttcAGTACAAGAAATATGCAAGTTTCAAGAAAATCGAAGCAAGAATGATGTTGGTTGCAAATCACGTAGACAAGGTATCAAAACTTTGgtcttatattaaaaaaaagggTTTGCATGGTATGATTTTTAAAGTAATAGTTattgaataaataaaactttttttttcactttcagCTTTACCGACCTTTAAACATACGTGTCATGTTGGTTGGACTTGAAGTTTGGTCTCAAAGAGACTTGATTGATGTCAGCAGTGTACCAAATCTTACTCTGGACCGATTTTTAAAATGGCGTCAGGATAGCCTGCTCAACAGAAAGAAGCATGACAATGCCCATTTCATTACGTGAGTCACTGACTGCTCATCTTAATCAGTTTCTGTGCTTAGAATGCCACATTTGTGCTCACACAGAACCCTTTAAGATGTGTCTCACCACaagctttaaaaacatctatttttattttagaaattgTATTTGTGGATTTctgaaacaacaaaaatattctttaatAACTAATATTCTCTTTTTATTTAGTGCTGTAGATTTTGATGGATCAACGGTTGGGTTGGCTACAATGAATGCTATGTGCTCTTCATCCTCCGGTGCTGTGAATGAggtatagttttgagaatatgtttatatatgtaaatcaataaatgctacttttctAAGGTTTGAAAGTAAGGTTTGGTTGTAGtaaataacattaatgacatacaatattttttctttgcAAAGGACCATAATAGCAATCCCATTGCAGTGGCTTCTACCATTGCACATGAAATGGGTCATAATCTGGGTATGTCACATGATAATCCAAACTGTGGATGCTCCTATGACTCGGGCTGCATTATGGGAGATACAATTGGGTAAGGCTAATTGTAAATGCATACATTTATACAATGGCACAAAAGATAAGTAAGTGCAATTTAACTCTTTCCCAGAACCTTAATTTTCTTTCATATTCTTCCAACAGGCATGTTTACCCTGATTCCTTCAGTACTTGCAGTCAGTCGTCCTTGAAGGCATTTTTGCAGAACTTTGACAGCAGCTGTCTACTAGATGTTCCAGATGTGGGTGAACTATATGGAGGCCCAGTTTGTGGAAATGCTTTTGTCGAAAAAGGCGAGGAATGTGACTGCGGGACTGTTGAGGTTTGACATGTTGCTTCTAAAATTTTCCAGATGAGTCAACTTCAGTTTTTTTTAGTTACAGCATGACATCACTAAATTAGAAGTGTGTTTGAGTTGcctaatatatacacactattggtcaaaagtttgaggtcggtaagaattttttaatgcttttgacatttttttaaatgttttttaatacagtaaaaaatacagcaatattgtgaattattattacagtttaaaataactgttttaatatatgttttaatatttattcctgtgatggcaaacctgaattttcagcatcattactccacatgatccttcagaaatcattcaaatatgctgatttgccaTCAGCATTATGTCTTTATtgtgtctttactgttacttttgatgtTCTTGGTGAATTGGtggtattaatttatttctataaattatttctttttaaaaaacttacctcaaacttttgaacagtagtgtgttCTGAAATTAATTTTGCTGACCCAAGCTATGATTTTAGGAATGCAACAATCCCTGCTGCAATGCCTCCACCTGTCGATTGACCGTAGGGGCCCATTGTGCACATGGCGAGTGTTGCCACAATTGCCAGGTATCAGAAAAGCCGCCAATCAGGCTCCACAAGAAGACAACTGAAAATACATGTGAAAGTAGATTATTCCCTTAATCGGTCTCATTCTTCCTCCCTTCTAGCTGAAACATTCAGGTAGCCTGTGCAGACAGAGTGCTCACGACTGTGATTTGGACGAGTACTGTACAGGAGAGTCAGCCTTCTGTCCTGAAGATGAGTATAAGATGAATGGACTCCCCTGCAATCATAATCAGGGCTACTGTTACAATGGACAATGTCCAACACATAAGGAACACTGCAAGTTGCTGTGGGGACCAGGTACTaatctcactgagccattgctCAAACATGGCATTATGGATTCTctctatttttttgtaaaataaatgtttacatagaaagtaataagtcatttataaaATCCATATCTTGTGTATGTTTAGATGCAGAAGTGGATGTTGACACCTGTTTTCACTATAATGTATTTGATAGAACCTCCAAGAGCATTGAGTAAGTGTAACTTAACTCTTCTTTGATGGATGGAGAGTAAATATAGTATTCTGATGATATTCTAATGGTACAATGGTATTCTAAATCCTATAGGCACATGAAATGTGGGAAAATATACTGTTATGGTCAGAATCCATTCCCCATaaccttggaaaaaaaaataataacttttcAATCAAGAACCTGCAACATGGCTGTGGATCCCTCGCCCACAGAAGACTTGGGAATGGTTCCATCAGGCACCAAATGTGACACTAATAAGGCAAGtaaataatgtacagtatattaCCTTTCAAAATACCtttatttattagttatttatttttttactctgtTTTCCAATCAACAGGTGTGTTACGGCGGCCTATGTCAAGACATTAGTTTATACGGCACTGAGAACTGCTCTGATAAATGCAACAATCGTGGGGTGTGtgatttctttttcagttttatattatttttaaattatgtttttacaaGAAAAGCATTATTGCAATGTTTTTCATGCTGTGATATTGTGATAAGCCATATTGCTTAATTGTGTTAAAAGTcagaagacttcagatgcaaaagcctctaaatgccatctgaaattttcttctaaaatgaacGTCTTTATCAGGGtcctatgtttaggttcagtaatttcactttaatggcaatcaataagtccttttcattgccattaaagtaaaataactgaaCAATAAACAAAGGAGCCTGATAAAAATTTGCCTTAGAGACAAATAATTGTTCAAAGCATATACACATGTGAACTTTATTACtgacttttattttaaaggtgtgTAACCATGAGAGGAAGTGTCACTGCAATCCAGGCTGGGCACCACCCTACTGTGATGTTCAACACTCAGAACTTTCAAAAAGTAATCCAATTACATCCTTACCCTAAATACTACTTCACGTAATTCGGTCATTGACCATGCTGCAAAACTAATTCTGTGCAATTTCAAATGTGTGATTTTGATTTACAGCGGGACATGCTGTGATAATTGGTGTGTCGGCATCTGTAGTCGTCCTTGGACTGATCATTATTATTGGAGCACTGGTGTGTCACAGGAACAAAATAACAGAATTTAGAAAGAAAAGGTAGGATCTGTTACACAACTgacaatcatgaactttcaatgtctgttttcatttcattaaaTATAAAGAAGGACAATCTATTTTAAATTATCTTCTAAAAGGTTTTTGAAGGACATCCACACAACCTCAGGCCAGTGCAATCCGGCATTCCAACCGGGAAGTGCAAAGAACAGCCCCAGATGCAGACCGCCACGCATCAGTCAGCCAACTTTCCTTGAGTCATCCACTAGCCTGACCTGCAAAACTCTCTATTCTTCGGCTACACCCTGTAGACCAGCACCATTGGTAAAATCATTAATTCAGCCCTGAAACGAGCTGTTGAATTTGTGCTTCACATTAGAAGTGCATTTTAGGATGAAGGAATTTCTGAATATATACTGAATTCCTTATTTCTCACTATGCACAGGCTCCAAAGGATGCACCACAAACTAGGAATAAACAGGTAGTTAATCTTCTCTAAAATactatgtgtatttatttgaatCTATTCTTGACTAAaactgttttaataataatgaaaatgtatgtCCATATTCAATTAGATGGTGAAACCATCCATCCCGCCTCCTGACATTTCCAGAAACATTCATCCTGCTCAGGTGAGGCCTACAATATATtgatatacactactgttcaaaagtttggggtcagattttttaaaagaaattaatacttttataaattatttctatttaaaataaaagatgatcttttgaactttctattcatcaaagaatctttaaataaatgcatgccaatttccagaaaaatattaagcagcacaattgtttctaacactgataataagaagaaatgtttcttgagcagcagatcagcatattagaatgatttctgaagcatcgtgtgacaatgaagactggagtaatgctgcTGAATAttaagctttgccatcataggaatacattacattttcaaatacagctatggaaaaaattaagagaccacttaacattgatttctgaacttggagtggtctcttaattttttccatagctttatattaaaaatagaaaacagatatatgaaattgttataatattgtaataatatttcactgtgtTACTGTTTTGAtcagataaatgcagccttgatacTTGATACAGCCTTGAACATAAAAAATGTGTTGACCACTAACTTTTGAACGGTGGTGtacatataattaatataattttcagTTCAATATTGATGAACTTTTAGTGATGCCAACCTCAATACAAAGGTGCCATAATACAGATGAtttgaaaatacagtttgtctTTGTGAGGCTGAGATGTTATTTCTAAattttgttttcaggaaaaaccTCTACTGCCACCATCTAAACCACTTCCTCCATCAAGACCATTGCCGCCACTGGTGTCTAAACCTGTAAGaggcctttttttttctttttcttctcatgaataattttaacagaaAGCGCCCCACCCTACTAACATAAATACCACCCAATACTGTTATCCCTTCTTTGTTTGTACTGATAGGTGACTAAGTCAAAACCACCTCCAGTGCCTCCAGCAAAACCAACTGGGATACAGCCAGTATTCATTCCACCTCAGGTAATGTTTTTTTGCTTTACATTTAGCTGTTCACTAACTATAAAAGCACTTTCAGTTTTCTCAAAAACTGCTAATGCTAATTTATTCAAGCTGATGAACAGTTTAGTTGTGTGAATGAATGTCAGTGTTTTAAAAGCTCTTTTGCATTCACTGTAGGTCACCCAGAAAGTTGCACTAAAACCTCCTGCCAGGCCCAGATGATCTGGAACAGTATGAGTTACTCTGAATCATTGGGAGCTTCAGAAGAAGCAGCTTACGAGCTAAACAAAGCTCAGATTTCTTTGTGGTATAGCTCTAAATAACAAGATGAAGATAAGGAAGATGGTAAAACAGAATGAAGCATTTTGCACTCTAAGAATCGCCCACGTTACACTTTTGGTAC is a genomic window containing:
- the adam8a gene encoding disintegrin and metalloproteinase domain-containing protein 8a; protein product: MRYTGLFISLLSFVYTWENLEAANPALPHVMRYDVVRLRPQALKERARRSASSLKRYPEQLEYDLAVDGRNLTISLHRNRELLGKHYTLSHYTKDGISKTKSSDNIDHCYYHGHIQDFENSSVSVGLCSGMEGFLRVNNQVYLIEPLEESLDGDHAVYKQEHLRTKQGAFGYINDTVYDLGPKSSGLYKGKIMKNKAPSGGQRIVEMVLVVDHTEYKKYASFKKIEARMMLVANHVDKLYRPLNIRVMLVGLEVWSQRDLIDVSSVPNLTLDRFLKWRQDSLLNRKKHDNAHFITAVDFDGSTVGLATMNAMCSSSSGAVNEDHNSNPIAVASTIAHEMGHNLGMSHDNPNCGCSYDSGCIMGDTIGHVYPDSFSTCSQSSLKAFLQNFDSSCLLDVPDVGELYGGPVCGNAFVEKGEECDCGTVEECNNPCCNASTCRLTVGAHCAHGECCHNCQLKHSGSLCRQSAHDCDLDEYCTGESAFCPEDEYKMNGLPCNHNQGYCYNGQCPTHKEHCKLLWGPDAEVDVDTCFHYNVFDRTSKSIEHMKCGKIYCYGQNPFPITLEKKIITFQSRTCNMAVDPSPTEDLGMVPSGTKCDTNKVCYGGLCQDISLYGTENCSDKCNNRGVCNHERKCHCNPGWAPPYCDVQHSELSKTGHAVIIGVSASVVVLGLIIIIGALVCHRNKITEFRKKRFLKDIHTTSGQCNPAFQPGSAKNSPRCRPPRISQPTFLESSTSLTCKTLYSSATPCRPAPLAPKDAPQTRNKQMVKPSIPPPDISRNIHPAQEKPLLPPSKPLPPSRPLPPLVSKPVTKSKPPPVPPAKPTGIQPVFIPPQVTQKVALKPPARPR